TCCTGCCACCGGGGGGCGATGTGGTCCCGGGAGCGGGAGAACTCCTCGTACCACTTCATCACGTCCTTGCCGCAGGATGGCTTGATGACCTTGAGGGCAGCCTCGAAGTGTCGCATGTGTACCTTATCTGCGCTCCTAGACTCGCGCATGGCCATCATGCCCGCCTCCCGGCACAGGGCCTCCAGGTCGGCGCCTACGAAACCCTCGGTCCGGGAGACGATGGCCTCAACGTCCACTCCCTCCAGGGGCATGCTCTTGGTGTTGATGGCGATGATGCTCCTTCTGGCTGCCGGGTCGGGTGCCGGCACGAGGGCCATGCGGTCGAAGCGTCCCGGCCTCAGCAGGGCGGGGTCCACGATGTCCGGGCGGTTGGTGGCGGCCATGACCGTCACGTTGCCCAGGGACTCAAAGCCGTCCATCGAAGTGAGCAGCTGGTTGACCACCCTCTCGGTGACGTTAGAGTCGTTGCCCATCCCCCGGCGGGGGGCGATGGCGTCGATCTCGTCCAGGAACACGATGGCCGGGGCCACCTGCTTGGCCTTCTTGAAGATCTGACGAATGGCCTTCTCCGACTCGCCAACCCACTTGGACATGACCTCGGGGCCCTTGATGTTGATGAAGTTGACGTGGCATTCGTTGGCCACTGCCCGGGCCAGCAGCGTCTTGCCGGTGCCCGGCGGTCCATAGAGCAGCACGCCCCGCCCCGGCCTGATGCCCAGGCGGGTGAAGCTGGAAGGATCTTGCAGGGGAAGCTCAATCATCTCCTTAAGCAGCCGCTTGATATCTTCCAGGCCACCGACATCGCCCCACGCCACGTTGGGTATTTCGATGGCCACCTCTCGCATGGCCGATGGCTCCACCTCTCTGAGGGCGTCCTTGAAGTCTTCCTGGGTCACCCTCATCCTCTCCAGCACCCCGGGGGGCACCGGCTTGTCCAGGTCGAAGTCCGGGACATAGCGGCGAAGGCACTTCATCGCCGCTTCCCTGGCCAAAGAGGCCAGGTCCGCGCCGACGTAACCGTGGGTCACGTTGGCCAGCATGTCCAGGTCGACATCCTCGGCCAGGGGCATGCCCCGAGTGTGGATCTGCATGATCTCCTTGCGTCCGCTCAGGGTGGGGACCCCGATCTCAATCTCCCGGTCGAATCGCCCGGGACGGCGGAGCGCCGGGTCGATGGCATCCTCGCGGTTGGTGGCACCGATGACGATGACCTGTCCCCGCCCGCCCAGCCCGTCCATGAGGGTCAGCATCTGGGCCACGACCCTCCGTTCGGTCTCCCCGCTGACCTCCTCCCGCTTGGGGGCGATGGAGTCGATCTCGTCGATGAACACGATGGACGGCGCGGTCTTCTCCGCCTCCTCGAACTTCTCGCGCAGCTTCTCTTCGCTCTGCCCGTAGTACTTGGACATGATCTCCGGGCCTTGTATGCTGTAGAAGTTAGCCCCCGACTCACTGGCCACCGCTTTGGCGATCAGCGTCTTGCCGGTGCCCGGCGGTCCGTAGAGCAGCACTCCCTTGGGAGCGTCGATGCCCAGCCGGTCGAAGAGTTCGGGATGCTTGAGGGGAAGCTCGATGATCTCCCGGACCCGCTTTAGCTCGTCCTCCAGCCCCCCGACGTCATCATAGGTCACAGCGGTGGTGGTCGCCTCCGTGGCCTCCATGGGCTCGGTCTTCACTACCAGCTCGGTGTGGCCGCCGACAACGACCACTCCTCCCGGCTGGGTACTTATGACCATGAACGGCAGGAATCCGCCCATGAGGGCGATGTTGGGAATGATCATGGCGTCCCCCTTGACCAGCGGGCGGTTGGTTAGCCCCTTTTTGAACAGCTCCTCCACCCCCGGGCCGAAGCGCACCCTCTTGCCCGGCGGGATCTTGGGCGCCACGACCACCTTGGCCGCGGGCTGAGTATCGGCCCGGACCACCGTGACCTTCTCCCCAATGCTGACCCCCGCGTTGGAGCGGATCATCCCGTCGATGGAGATGATCCCCCGGCCCTCGTCCTCGTTGGATGCCCGGAACACCTTGGCCGCGGTCTTTCTCTTGCCTACGATCTCGATGAAGTCCCCCATATCGACGTTCAGGTCCTTCCTGGTCTGGGTGTCGATCCTCGCTCTGCCGAGGCCGACCTCGGACTGATGCTGAGCGCTCTCGACCTTGAGGATCACGGAATCCGCCATGCTACCCCTCGCGGCCAACGCGTAAGGGCAATAAGAAGACTACTACCTGATTCACTGAAGGAAGCATCGAAAGGCATTTGCTATCTTCCGCTCTTTTGGTCGTTCATGGATATGGCCCCGCGATGTGTCCCCTGCCTACTGGGGCGCGTCCTGTTCGAGGTGGAACTGTGCGATCCGAGTAAAAGCGCCCCCGCCATGCGAGATTCACTGAAGATACTCAAGGAAGGCTTTGTAGCGGGAGCAAACTCTGCCGAGGTCGCCACCAGGGTCCACGAGCGTGCCTACAGCGTCCTGGGATGCGAGGACCCCTACCTCGACCTCAAGAAGAGGAGCCAGGAGGTTGCCGTCGACCTGCTTCCGAGGGCCCAATGCCTCATCGAATCCTCCCCTGACCGTCTTAAGGCGGCGGCCCTGGCAGCCATTGCCGGTAACGTCATGGACTTCGGGATCGCCGGCCTCACCGATCCTAACGAGCTCCCCCGGCAGTTCGATGCCATCGTGCGCCAGGGCCTCGACGTGGACGACCTGGAGCGGGTCCGGGAGATCATCGCCTCCTCCCGCAGGGTGATGTACTTCCTGGACAACTGCGGCGAGGACGTACTGGATACTCTGTTGGTGCGGGAGATAAGAGCTCTCGGCCCCCAGGTGACCGGGGTGTTGAAGGGCAAGGCCATCCTGACCGACGTCACCCTAGAGGACGGACGGAGATCGGGCATCATCGACGAGTTCGACGACATCATGACCACTGGTATGTTCGCTGTGGGAGTGGACGTCCACCGCTTGGGCGACCGTCTTCGGCGGGAGATGGAGGCGGCCGATCTCATAATCTGTAAGGGCATGGCCAACTTCGAATCGCTCTCCGACGCACCCTACCGGCCGATCGCCTTCCTGATGAAGGCCAAGTGCAAGCCGGTCGCCGATGCGGTGGGGGCCAAAGAGGGGGATAACGTTGTGCGCCTGTACGAGGGGCAGGCGCTCAAGCGAGGGTAGAACTCACTATTCGCCCCTGAGAGGTGGGACGACACTTTTTATTAGGACCCCCTCATGTGACACCAGTATGATTGCGCCGGTGGCGAGTGAGAGCAGCAGCATGAGGATAGCACCCATCGTTCGATCGGCGGTGAGAATGTGAGCGAAGACATCACTGCAGTCATCCTCGCCGGCGGGGAGGGGACGAGGCTACGCCCTCTGACCAGCACCCGCCCCAAGCCCCTGCTCCCCATCCTAGGTAGGCCATGCGTGGAATACGTCATCCGTTCTCTGGTAGACGCCGAGGTCGGCCGGGCCTTCCTGACCTGCGGATACCGCTCCCAGGACATGGTCGACCAGCTGGGCAACGGTCGACAGTTCGGCCTGGAGATGCGCTTCGCGTTCGAGGACCATCCCGCGGGCACGGCGGGCGCGGTCAAGCTTCTGGAGAAGGAGCTCAAGGGAACTATCGTCGTGGTCAGCGGGGACGTGCTGGCGGACGTGGACATCCGCTCTCTGGTGGCGATGCACCGGAGGACAGGCGCCCTGGCCACCATGGCCTTGACCACCGTGGACCGCCCAGAGGAGTTCGGTATCGTCGGCCTGGACGACGACGGCCGCATCGTCAGGTTCAAGGAGAAGCCTCGTACCGAGGAGGTGTTCTCCAACCTCATCAACGCCGGCATCTATGTATTGGAGGAGCGGGCCCTGCAGGACATCCCCGAGGGGGAGAAGTTCGATTTCTCCAAACAGCTGTTCCCCAAGCTCCTGGAGCGTTCGGAGCCGCTGTACGGCATGCCCATCTCCGGCCTGTGGAAGGACATCGGAAGGCCACACGACCTACTGGACGCCAACATACGGATGGCCGAGCGGAAGGGAACCACCATCCAGGTGCCCGGGGCATCCTGCAGCGGCAGGATCGTGGCCACCCGCTTCGAAGCCCAGGGCTGCGAGATCAACGGCCCAGCATACATCGGTGAGGGGACGGTCATCGGACCTCGGGCCTCGCTGACCAGGTGCGCGGTGGGGGGCCAGGCGGCGGTGGGCGAGGGCACAGCGATCTCTGACTCCTTCCTCATGGGCGGCTGCACCCTGGGGCCGGATTGCACTGTCCAGGGAAGTCTGATGGGCCAAGGGTGCCGCATCGGGCAGGGGGTCTCCATCATCAACTCCGTGCTGGGTGACGGCATCGTACTGGACGGGCCGATCACGGTGGAGGGGCGGACCCTGGAATGACGCGGCCAAATTGAAATATATTGAGCCGGATTGCGGCCCATGAAGGCACCCCTGGGCAAGTACGAACTGTTGCTCGTCTCATCCGGGGTGCTGTGGGGGACTTCGTTCTCCACCGTCAAGATCGCTCTCAACGGCGACATGGACCCGGTCCTGCTCGCTCTCCTGAGGTTCGTGGTGGGCACCGCGGCCATCGTACCGGCGGTGTACTGGATGAAGCGGTTGGACCTCAAGATGTTTATCTCCCTGCCGATCCTCGTCAATTCCTTTCTCAACGCTCTGAGCTTCGCGCTGCAGAACGCCGGGATGGTATCTACATCGGCCACCAATTCCGTTCTTCTGGTCAACACCAACGTGGGCGTGGTGGCCATTCTGGCGGCGATCTTCCTGGCTGAGGCGATCACTCCGCGAATCATTGTCGGGATATTCCTCGGGATGCTCGGCGTGCTTTTCATTTCCACCGGGGGCGACCTCTCGGCTATCTACAGCGGCACCTTCTGGGGCAACCTTCTGGTGCTGGCCGCAGGGTGGGTATGGGCCTTCTACATCGTGCTCCAGAAGAAGATCCTCGACCCCAAGGCGGATGTGCTGATGGTGACTGCTGCCATCATGGGTGACACCATGCTGTTCCTTATTCCCCTGACCCTACTATTCACCACCAGTTACTCCATCCCAGGTACTGGTTGGATCGCGGTAGTGTACATCGGCCTGGTATGTACCTTCGCCGCCAACCTACTGTATAACGCCGGGCTCAAGGGGGTCAAAGCCAGCGTATCCTCGGTAATCCTTCTGATCGAGGTCGTATCAGGCATGGTATTCGCCATATTATTACTGGGAGAGATGCCCACGACGGTGACCGCTATGGGCGGAGCTCTCATCCTGATGTCGATTCTTGTGATCTCCTTCGCCAACGGGAAGAGCGGCAACAGCCACAAGGCCACGCCTAAGGCTTGAACCTATCCAGGACCTCCTTGGCCCGCTGGGGTTCGTTGACGGTCAGGGCGATCTCCTCAATGCTCGATCCACGGTTTCCCAGGATATACAGCGATTCGATGTTTATGCCCGCCTTGGACAGATGCTTAGTCACCTTGGCCAGCTCTCCTGGCCGGTCGGACAAGGATACGACCTCGATCTCCCGCTCGGAGAATTCCAGTTTCGCCGCCTTGAGGGCGCTTCGAGCGCTGGCTTCGTCGTCGGTGACCACCCGGACCATCGGCCTGGACGATCCAAGGTCGGTCGATATTCCGCGGATGTTGACCGAGTTCCGGGAAAAGACCTCGGCGATCCACGCGATATCTCCAGGCTTGTTCTGGACATAGACCTCGAATTCTTGCGTCATCACCGCATTAATCATCGGCGCGCTCTAATAAACTATGTCATGGCCTAGCACGGACGGCTAAGCTTTCTAGCGATAACATACGAACTTCGTCGACCGAGACCGCAGGCGCTAGGTACCGCGAACGGAGATCCTCTGGACCAGGAACCCGCTGAAAGTATCGCTGTTGGAGAGCAGGGCGCAACAAACGTAATCGCTTCCCGATAGGGGCATGGTAAGAGTGCCCTCCAGCCCGCTCCGGAACAGAGTGGTCTGGTATTGCATGTTGCCCGACCACCACGGCACGTCCAGCAGGACTATCTTCATGAGGTCCCAGGCCAGGACCTCTTCGCCCGTAGCCAGCGGAGGAGGGTTCATGTCGCCCGCCATTATCAATAGCGCCCCGTCTCCGATCGGCACGATGCCCGCCGTTGCCAGTACGTTATCTCCCCGCTTATACTCATAGCCCACCGATGCCCCTCCCGCTGCCTTCAGATCGCTGAGCAGGAATGCGGTCTCCGGTGCCACGTACCTCATATCCAGAGCTTTGGCCATTGGAGTAGCGAGGGCTCCTTCACCATCCTCATACCCCATGCCCACGAAATCGATACGGAGGGTGGCGTTGGGGGAATCGGTGTTGTTCAGGGAGTACATGAACGGTGCGGAGTCCCCGCCGATGCCCACCCACAGTCCGCCCTTCTCCACCCAGCGCTTTGCTGGATAGCTGTAATAATCGGGCAGGTCGGCTCCCGGACCGACGATGAGGGTGGCTTGTCGGTCAGAGAAGACGGTGGGCAGATCATCGGTACCGATGACCGTTGCGGTAAGGTCGCTCCCCAGGAGAGAGAATTCGTTGTTGAAGTGATCGGCCAAACGTTGCAAGCTGACCTTGACCTTGAATTCCAACCCCTCGTTTATGAGCACGTAGATGTGGCCCTGGTGGACTCGGCTCACCTCCAGGGCGACGGCCGTTACGTTCCTGTCGTACAGCCCTCCGGAGACGCTGTAGTTCATGGTCAGTGTGTTGCCGTTCACTGTTGCCATCATGCTCATGTCGCTGCCGCTAGCGCGGGGGACGAAAACCACGCTGGATGCCGCCAGGAAGACCACTACCAGGGACAGGAGGATGATCATCTTATGCCTCGTTGTACCACCTCCGGAACCTTAGCTGTAGTCGGTACAGGGGGTCTATCTGTTCTGGAAGAAGAGCGGTGGCCATGGCGATGACTCCGATAGCCGTCGGGATTATCCTCGATCCCTCCGAGCTTACTCCGTGGACACTGAGGTAGTAATCGACAACGGTCTGGTTGACGGTGCCAACCGGGATGATGCCAGTGTAGGTAGCAAGAGGGTATAGGAAAGCGAGGTAGGACTGAAGGCTGAGCCAGAACACCACTCCGGCGATAGACATCAGCATGAGCTTCATCTCGAAACGATCCTGATACACCGAGCACAGGAGGACGAAGGGCAGGGCCCAGAGCAGGTAGTGGGCGTGGGTGACGGACTGGAAGAGCAAGAGGATGATGAACACGGTCATGGAGCCGAACAGCAGCTGCTTCTCGTTGGATTCCTTGGCCCCCTTGAGCATGGCGAAGACATAGATCAGGATGATGAACAGGATGGCGATCAGCAGGTAATTGGATATGTGGGTCACGGCAGAGACGGTGGAGCCGGGGAGTCCTCCCCCGCTGATCAACGCATTGATGTTGCGCATTAGCCCCCATACATTGATGCCGCCCATGTCGTTGGTACCCATCCTGCCGGTCAGAAAGACCATGATGGACGGGTCAGTGAAGATCATAATCAGGATGCTAGATACTCCTAGGATTCCCCCTACGATGTAGCTCCCTAGATTCCTGAGATTAGGTACAATCACAGTAGAGTTACGCCACTCCGCGATGGCCAGCCCTAGGAGGTATGCGAAGAAGAACAGGGCAAGGTATATGGGGAACAGCTTGATCGCGACGGCCAGGCCGATGGCCAGACCAGCGCTGAGATACATCATACGATACATCAGGTACAATGACAGGACAGAGAAGAACACCGCCAGGATATCGAAGTTGCCGTAGATGCTGGATATGAATATGACCAGCGGGTTGAGGAACCACAATATGAACGCACTACGGGCGGCCTCCCGGTCCTTGATCAAGTTGACGAAATGATAGAGAAGGACGGCGGTAAGGTAGTCGGCGATTATTAGGGGGAGCTTGAACATCAAGTTAAACGCCGGATGGGTCACCATCGGGTTGACCATCCCGGTGATCTGGCCAATCTCCACCAGGGAGGGCTGGAAGCTCACCCACTGTGATGGGTCTAGGAACAGTGACAATACCCAAGCGAAGGGTACGGTCACAAAGGCGAAACCGGGGGGGTAGGAATACGCCATGTGGCCGTACGGTCCGATGCCCGCCAGAGTATCTACTATGCCCTGGTAGAACGGATAGGTGTCATACGTCCAGCTGGTCCATGGGGCCACTGCCAGGCGGACCCCGAAACCGATGAGGACAACCCACAGAAGGCGACGGTCGGGGAACAGTGCTTTTCCGACCCCTGCAAACCGATAGCCCAACTTCGAGTCCGACAGCGTTAAGACCGTCCTTACCACCCCAAGCGTTCGGTGGATAAATATATGAAACGGTCCCTGGCAACGGTCACGAGAGGATGATCATGATGACGCCCATGAGCGCCACAAGGGTCAGAAGCACAACTTGGCCAGACCGTTTCAGGAACACACGGTCCGCGACGTATGCCACGCACTTCCCCGGCAAACCACATTGCCGCAAGATCGAGGTGATGATTGTCGAGGAGAGCTTGGACTCCCCGTCCGCGCGGTCCCCAAACTGGTAATGAACCTCCGCCACGGTAATGTCCCTGGGTACAAACTTTAATAGGTCGAATAGGACCTTGAAACCCTTCTTTTCGAAAAGAATGCCATTCTCGGTTACGATTTTCTGAGACATATCGGTACGCGCCCCGAACAGGCCGCTCATGATATCATCTGGATGAGGCTGACGGTGCATCCTTAGATATGTATGAGCCAAGAACTGTGCCGCGTCCGAAGAGGTCCTTCGTTTCCAGTTCAAAGCTTCCTTGTGTTCTCTCTTGCCAATGACCATGTCCGCGCCGCCCTCCAGCGCGGCCATTATCTCTGCCAAGGTTTCGGGAGGGTGCTGAAAATCGGCATCCATGACGATGTAGTATGGCGTTGTCGTTCTTGCGATGCCATCCATTACCGCTGCGGTGAGTCCGCGATCACCAGGGTCTCGGATCACTAGCGACACATCTTTTTTGCTAGCCTCAAGGGCCGTTACTGCTTCTATGGTCCCATCCTTGGAGTTATCGTCCAGCACGAGGACTTTTACTCCTGGATAAAGCTCTAGAAGGCGGATAATCATCCTGTCGATATTACGAACCTCGTCATAGGTAGGGATAATTATTGAGAAAAGGGAGTTTTTGGCTGGTCGTACTACCAACAGGACCACCTTCCAGACCTTTACTGATTGTCGTTATATATCCTTTTGCATAATTTCTGGGTGCCTACTATGGTTTGATCTCTCAGATCGGCAGATTCATTTTGCTGCATTGTCGCCTGGAGAACATAATACTATCTCGAACGATAATCATTTGAGGTTATATTGGAATCAGATGCGGCACCCAGGGAAGGATTATGTATCTCCCATCCTTTTGTGGCCAATCAGGTGTTATGCATGAGGGTCGTGGTGTTATGCAGGAAGCTTAACGGGCGGCCTACTGATGGTTTTGAGCGGTACTCCAACGACCTCGTGACCGGCCTCAGGGGCCGGGTGGAGGTCGTGCTACCGAACCAGGATGCTCCGGGCAATATACCGCCCTCCGGCTCGTTCATCAGCCCGCTGTTCTATGATATCGCCCATCCGATATGGGAGATTTTGCGCGGACGGATGAAGGCTGATGTGTTCCATGCGGTGACAGACGCTCAGGCTATAATCTTCCCCTGGCTCCGAGGAAAAAAGGTCCTGACCATGCACCACGTGGATAAGACCGCTCCCGATTCTATCCCCGAGACTATCTTTCGGACCTTCTTCGGCATCGGCACCAGAATCGGGCTCCGCCAAGCCGATACGATAATCTGCGTTTCCTCGCAGACCAAGAAGGAGGTCATGGAGCGCTACGGAGTCCCCGCCTCGCGCCTAGTCGTCGTCCCTCACGCTATTGCCGATAAGTTCCGCCCCCTACCTGAGGTGAGGAAGAAGAACGCCATCGGTTACATCGGCGCATTCAAGC
This DNA window, taken from Methanomassiliicoccus sp., encodes the following:
- a CDS encoding CDC48 family AAA ATPase translates to MADSVILKVESAQHQSEVGLGRARIDTQTRKDLNVDMGDFIEIVGKRKTAAKVFRASNEDEGRGIISIDGMIRSNAGVSIGEKVTVVRADTQPAAKVVVAPKIPPGKRVRFGPGVEELFKKGLTNRPLVKGDAMIIPNIALMGGFLPFMVISTQPGGVVVVGGHTELVVKTEPMEATEATTTAVTYDDVGGLEDELKRVREIIELPLKHPELFDRLGIDAPKGVLLYGPPGTGKTLIAKAVASESGANFYSIQGPEIMSKYYGQSEEKLREKFEEAEKTAPSIVFIDEIDSIAPKREEVSGETERRVVAQMLTLMDGLGGRGQVIVIGATNREDAIDPALRRPGRFDREIEIGVPTLSGRKEIMQIHTRGMPLAEDVDLDMLANVTHGYVGADLASLAREAAMKCLRRYVPDFDLDKPVPPGVLERMRVTQEDFKDALREVEPSAMREVAIEIPNVAWGDVGGLEDIKRLLKEMIELPLQDPSSFTRLGIRPGRGVLLYGPPGTGKTLLARAVANECHVNFINIKGPEVMSKWVGESEKAIRQIFKKAKQVAPAIVFLDEIDAIAPRRGMGNDSNVTERVVNQLLTSMDGFESLGNVTVMAATNRPDIVDPALLRPGRFDRMALVPAPDPAARRSIIAINTKSMPLEGVDVEAIVSRTEGFVGADLEALCREAGMMAMRESRSADKVHMRHFEAALKVIKPSCGKDVMKWYEEFSRSRDHIAPRWQDPGVYR
- a CDS encoding ARMT1-like domain-containing protein; the encoded protein is MAPRCVPCLLGRVLFEVELCDPSKSAPAMRDSLKILKEGFVAGANSAEVATRVHERAYSVLGCEDPYLDLKKRSQEVAVDLLPRAQCLIESSPDRLKAAALAAIAGNVMDFGIAGLTDPNELPRQFDAIVRQGLDVDDLERVREIIASSRRVMYFLDNCGEDVLDTLLVREIRALGPQVTGVLKGKAILTDVTLEDGRRSGIIDEFDDIMTTGMFAVGVDVHRLGDRLRREMEAADLIICKGMANFESLSDAPYRPIAFLMKAKCKPVADAVGAKEGDNVVRLYEGQALKRG
- a CDS encoding NDP-sugar synthase yields the protein MSEDITAVILAGGEGTRLRPLTSTRPKPLLPILGRPCVEYVIRSLVDAEVGRAFLTCGYRSQDMVDQLGNGRQFGLEMRFAFEDHPAGTAGAVKLLEKELKGTIVVVSGDVLADVDIRSLVAMHRRTGALATMALTTVDRPEEFGIVGLDDDGRIVRFKEKPRTEEVFSNLINAGIYVLEERALQDIPEGEKFDFSKQLFPKLLERSEPLYGMPISGLWKDIGRPHDLLDANIRMAERKGTTIQVPGASCSGRIVATRFEAQGCEINGPAYIGEGTVIGPRASLTRCAVGGQAAVGEGTAISDSFLMGGCTLGPDCTVQGSLMGQGCRIGQGVSIINSVLGDGIVLDGPITVEGRTLE
- a CDS encoding DMT family transporter, with translation MKAPLGKYELLLVSSGVLWGTSFSTVKIALNGDMDPVLLALLRFVVGTAAIVPAVYWMKRLDLKMFISLPILVNSFLNALSFALQNAGMVSTSATNSVLLVNTNVGVVAILAAIFLAEAITPRIIVGIFLGMLGVLFISTGGDLSAIYSGTFWGNLLVLAAGWVWAFYIVLQKKILDPKADVLMVTAAIMGDTMLFLIPLTLLFTTSYSIPGTGWIAVVYIGLVCTFAANLLYNAGLKGVKASVSSVILLIEVVSGMVFAILLLGEMPTTVTAMGGALILMSILVISFANGKSGNSHKATPKA
- a CDS encoding glycosyltransferase, which codes for MVLLVVRPAKNSLFSIIIPTYDEVRNIDRMIIRLLELYPGVKVLVLDDNSKDGTIEAVTALEASKKDVSLVIRDPGDRGLTAAVMDGIARTTTPYYIVMDADFQHPPETLAEIMAALEGGADMVIGKREHKEALNWKRRTSSDAAQFLAHTYLRMHRQPHPDDIMSGLFGARTDMSQKIVTENGILFEKKGFKVLFDLLKFVPRDITVAEVHYQFGDRADGESKLSSTIITSILRQCGLPGKCVAYVADRVFLKRSGQVVLLTLVALMGVIMIILS
- a CDS encoding glycosyltransferase family 1 protein, whose translation is MRVVVLCRKLNGRPTDGFERYSNDLVTGLRGRVEVVLPNQDAPGNIPPSGSFISPLFYDIAHPIWEILRGRMKADVFHAVTDAQAIIFPWLRGKKVLTMHHVDKTAPDSIPETIFRTFFGIGTRIGLRQADTIICVSSQTKKEVMERYGVPASRLVVVPHAIADKFRPLPEVRKKNAIGYIGAFKRRKNLEHLVRAFDLHVRSCPQSELELVLCGDGTDRDRLEALVGELGLAGRVELRGPVPEDKLVETYNSFSMLAMTSYQEGFGLPIIEAQACGVPVLTVEGAMIPEEVIRATVKCKGLEDMAMWMDRLQNDREARGKVIAAGLAHAATFSVDRMTEATASVYAQTLKE